TCTTCTAACATCTCAGACAGAACTTCCATAATCTGTTCTGTAGTATAACCCTCTAAATCCAGAAGATGATCTACTTGAATTTTTCCTTCATTAACATCTGTAACTATTGGTTCTGTGGTTTCCCCTATCAAAACGAGCGTATCAGTAGGGATGTAAGGTAAGACATCTTTGGAGAATTGTTCGGTACGCTCCACCCTGTCATCCCGGCAGTTCATAATAATGATGGGATTTTCAGAGGGGTAACCGAGAAATTCTACTCGTTTCCATATATTAATAGTAGAAACGGCGTCATTAGCCGCAAAGCCATTTACAAAATAAGCTGGCTTTTCAGGACTACCAAGTGGAAGAATGCGCATCGCCCCAGGATCAGCAGGAGCCTTTAGCATCCCTTGGGATGCCGTAGCTTCATCAATTCCAATGGCTTCTGCCACGGCTAATGATAATGAAGCATTTTCAGGAAAAACCATATATTCAAACTTCTTTAAATAAGAATCTGAAATTTTACTATTATCCGCTACGATCACCTTCGTGTTCCTCTCCTCGGCAATTCTCTTATAGTAATCCACATAAGGACTCTCGGATACTATCAAGTGACCATCATATGGAATAGTGGATACGAAAGCTTCCGCAACTTCATCAAGTGTAGGTCCCATTACGTCCATGTGATCTTCTAAAACATTTACAATAACGCCAATATTGGCCTGCAGCATTTTTTCTTGAAATACAACCTGGTAATCAGGATTTACGGCCATACACTCACTTACCAATGCCTCAGCGCCTTTATCAGCCGCTTCTTTAACTACTAATCTTTGTTCACGGATATTAGGACCTTCTCGTCTCCGTTTAATAGGCTTTTCTTCATCCGTGTCCCAAAAAATCATTCTTGCTGACGTTCCTGTGGTCTTGCCTATTGTTTTGTAGCCTGCTTCTTTCACGATACCGGTTATTAATCGAGTCACTGTTGATTTACCTCGAATACCGTTGATGTTTACTCGGATAGGCAGGGCATTGACGTTCTTTTTATGCTGATGCCATTCATAAGCACCAATAATTAGAACCGTGATTAACACAATAGGTATTAATAACATGTGTTTTCACTTCCTCTATCTTCTTTAGTCTGTAACCCTAAGTAAGTTTAAGTTATATAATTTTAATTCACAACAGCCAGGGTTAAAATTAATATTTTTATAGTAAAAATCCATACTATTCCTCACATCTACTAAATTATTAATATCACCCATAAGGAATAAGGTTCATTTTTTTATCCAATATATAAAAATAGAGGAATTTATTGTTATTTCAAGCCGTTAATTGTAATATCTACGTAATATAGAGTAATTTTTAGAATATTATACAGGAATAAGGAACTATAAATTTTAGTACTATTAGATACGGGACGTTATTACTAAAAAAGGGATGGCATAGTAAACGATCAAAAATACAATTTTTGTTAAATCATCATTCATCTTTCTATCCAATATAAAAATGGATAGAAAACTTATTAATGACTTTGACTAAATATCAAAAAATATCAGGTTAGGACATATGTCCTTTCGAAAGGTTATGAATTCCTCTTTAATAGATGCAGAAGAGGAGGATGATCAATGAAAGGAGCAATATTTGCCCTCCTTGGAGGGCTCTGCATTACAATGCAGGGAATCTTTAACGCAAGAGTGAGTGAAGCAATTGGCGGATGGCATACGACTTCCATGGTTCATATCATTGCCTTCACCATAGCCATTATTATTTATTTAAACGTACGGGATGGAAAAGGAAAAAGCTTCAGGCAGGTACCCTGGCTTTATTTAGTGGGAGGATCGTTTGGGGTGATTGTTGTTTTTTCAGAATTAACAGCGATTCACAGAATCGGTCCAGCTCCTGCTATTGCTCTATTACTCGTATCACAAATCGGAACGGCCTTTATTATTGAGTCACAAGGATGGTTCGGTGAACGAAAAGTTCCGATCACACGCAGACAGAGTATTGGCCTGACCATGATGCTCGTCGGTGTCATCCTTTTTCAATTGTAAAAAGAAGGAGAGCTTAACGTGAAAGAAAGACCTACAACACTAGACTCCTATATCCAACAGTACCAGCTGGACGATTTATTTCCAGATTCCTTCAGGCAGCATATGAAGGTCTCCCCTTTTGAAAAGGGCGAAACTTTATTTTCTGCCGGGGATGAACTTGAAGAATTATATTTTCTCGTCGAAGGAAAAATTAAAATTTTCACGCTGACGCCGGAAGGAATGTCGCTGATCAACCGCTTTAAACAGCCACTCGCTCTAATTGGAGATGTGGAATATGTTAAAGGCAGCTCGGTCCTCAATTCGGTGGAAGCCGTTACCGAAGGCGTAATGATTTCCGCCCCCTTTTCGCATTTAACTGCGCTTGAAAAGGAGCATCCAAGCTTCATCCGGTTTCTGCTGGAAACCGTGGCCCACAAGTTTTATACCGAATCCCATACGACAAGTATGAACATGCTTTACCCTGTAGAAGTCCGGCTGGCGAGCTATTTATTATCGATTTCTTCGGTGGGAGAAGGAACGGTTTTTCATCAGGAAATGCGAACGTCCAATTTAATCGAACTCGCCGAATGGATCGGCACCAGTTATCGTCACTTGAACCGGGTTTTGAAGAAATTGGCTTCTGATCATGTCGTCGAGAGAACAAATGGATCGGTTACAATTAAAGATCTGGAAAAGCTTCGAACCCTCGCGAAAGGAAATATTTATGAATAAGGAGGCGCTCTCATGGTTGGTGCATCACTCGCCATCATTTCCGGGATTTTAATTAGTCTGCAAAATATATTTAATGCCAGAGTCAGTGAAAAAACAGGACCCTGGGCCACTACTACACTTGTGCTCGGATTAGGTCTCGTCTGTTCCCTGCCTGTCTTTTACTCGGTCGAACAAAGAAGCCTGTTTGCGTTTGGAGATGTTAATCCCATCTTTTTATTCGGAGGTGTATTTGGTGTCGGAATCGTTTTCTTCTTAATGAGGGGCGTTTCCTTGATCGGACCGGCCTACGCTATATCGATAGCACTGATTTCACAGATCCTGATTGCTTTTACAATCAATACAGCGGGCTGGTTCGGGTTCGAATCTTCTTCCATCTCCTGGCAGAAGCTGATCGGTATCACGCTTTTGATCGGCGGGGTTCTCGTTTATAAATTAGAAAAGAGGGTGGGATGAGGGGGTCTTATAAACAGCCTGGACGAATTAGAAAAGCTGAAGATGAATAAAATCACCTTCAGCCTTTTTTTAATGGCTACTTCTCCTCATTCAGTTCCATTTTAAAAACAATGGCGTAGTCCTCATTCTTAATGGATGGAGGCAATGTCTTCAAATTCTCCGTCCCCCGGGTGGATAATTGACTCTGACTCGATCCTATTACATAAGCCCAGTAGATGGTTTCTCCCTTATTGAGCGTGACCCGTTCTTCCGGATGTTCAAACAGGAACGCTTTTAGGTCTTTGGGCTGCTCCGCTTGTCCCGCTACATATCCATCTGGTCCTCCAATCGTTAAATCATTCATCTCCTCCCCCATACGAACTTGAAAAGAATGGAGAGCGTTCTTATATTTACTATTCTCTTCAGCCGTAGACTGGGTGGTGATTTCATTGATCATTT
The Halobacillus halophilus DSM 2266 DNA segment above includes these coding regions:
- a CDS encoding DMT family transporter produces the protein MVGASLAIISGILISLQNIFNARVSEKTGPWATTTLVLGLGLVCSLPVFYSVEQRSLFAFGDVNPIFLFGGVFGVGIVFFLMRGVSLIGPAYAISIALISQILIAFTINTAGWFGFESSSISWQKLIGITLLIGGVLVYKLEKRVG
- the pgsB gene encoding poly-gamma-glutamate synthase PgsB; translated protein: MLLIPIVLITVLIIGAYEWHQHKKNVNALPIRVNINGIRGKSTVTRLITGIVKEAGYKTIGKTTGTSARMIFWDTDEEKPIKRRREGPNIREQRLVVKEAADKGAEALVSECMAVNPDYQVVFQEKMLQANIGVIVNVLEDHMDVMGPTLDEVAEAFVSTIPYDGHLIVSESPYVDYYKRIAEERNTKVIVADNSKISDSYLKKFEYMVFPENASLSLAVAEAIGIDEATASQGMLKAPADPGAMRILPLGSPEKPAYFVNGFAANDAVSTINIWKRVEFLGYPSENPIIIMNCRDDRVERTEQFSKDVLPYIPTDTLVLIGETTEPIVTDVNEGKIQVDHLLDLEGYTTEQIMEVLSEMLEDRVMYGVGNIHGAAEPLIDKFHENKHQPIVS
- a CDS encoding DMT family transporter, which produces MKGAIFALLGGLCITMQGIFNARVSEAIGGWHTTSMVHIIAFTIAIIIYLNVRDGKGKSFRQVPWLYLVGGSFGVIVVFSELTAIHRIGPAPAIALLLVSQIGTAFIIESQGWFGERKVPITRRQSIGLTMMLVGVILFQL
- a CDS encoding Crp/Fnr family transcriptional regulator; amino-acid sequence: MKERPTTLDSYIQQYQLDDLFPDSFRQHMKVSPFEKGETLFSAGDELEELYFLVEGKIKIFTLTPEGMSLINRFKQPLALIGDVEYVKGSSVLNSVEAVTEGVMISAPFSHLTALEKEHPSFIRFLLETVAHKFYTESHTTSMNMLYPVEVRLASYLLSISSVGEGTVFHQEMRTSNLIELAEWIGTSYRHLNRVLKKLASDHVVERTNGSVTIKDLEKLRTLAKGNIYE
- a CDS encoding membrane lipoprotein lipid attachment site-containing protein, with the translated sequence MKRFMILIGIALVLAGCTNQGSSETGQAQEENDGHKASSFSLVVKPAKLSNREKTLVNQIGVDYQTFFTVDGKVPEGEALISSIEVYENGKMINEITTQSTAEENSKYKNALHSFQVRMGEEMNDLTIGGPDGYVAGQAEQPKDLKAFLFEHPEERVTLNKGETIYWAYVIGSSQSQLSTRGTENLKTLPPSIKNEDYAIVFKMELNEEK